ATATTAGCATTGAGGTAGGCTACCGTCACTGTCCAGCCAAAACGCCGAAACCTAACAGTTTGTAAGATcgaaataaaacattcacagcTAAAATACAGTGTCGCGTTGTAAGTGATTATATACAAAACATCACTGATATACAAGAACATAAGCAAGCTTCAGTTTACGGTTTGCGTTCACTGAAAGGCGAACACCGACCGAAAGGCTCATAGGGCGCcgccatgtttgtttacatgtcGTTCAAAGAAAGATGGCTGCGCCCATGTCAAAATATTGTCTTATTTCAGTAACAACCCGAGACCTTTTTGCTTATATCCTGCGCTTACATGCACATCTTGTGCCTACGTTTGGAGGTATAAAAACCGGAATACGTGTACATTTATTGACCGCAAATGTTGTGACTAATAAAATAACCAATAAAGCATTATTCCCACAATACTCTTGTATGTCATATTGTAATCGTTAGCAAATCCAAGTTAGCaacatgttcattcatttaccTCAGAGCCTTTAGAACAAAATCATTCACTTCGCGGGCAAGATATTGTTTTACAAGACACATCGGTACTAGCACTCTGAAAGATTAGATTAAAAATGGCAAATAGGGGACTCACCCAAGCCGAGGTCATGAACATGATCTTTTCCGACGATGTCCCTGACCTGGATATGAGCTCAGAGAGCGAGTCGGACTCTGATGAGGAATTAATTCCTCAATTTGTAGAGGAGATAGAGGTGCCCATTCCAATGGATGAGGTACCACCAACCGATGAGCTGAGGTGGGAGGGAGCCGGCGCCTATGCCCCAGACGAGTTCACTTTTGATGGCTCTGGGAGTGGCGTGCAGTCACACCTGCCTCGGACTGTATCCGAGGCAGATTGCTTCAAACTGTTAATGACAGAAGAGTTGGTGGGCCGCATCGCTGATCAGACAAACACCTTTGCTGAGCAGCTGAAGGAGACGGCTGATGTGCAGGGTAAGCTCCAGAAATGGGTGAGCACAACTGTGCCAGAGCTCTACACATTTTTTGTGGCCATCCTGCTCATGGCAACCGTGAAAAAGAGGGCCCTGAAGGACTACTGGAGTACGAACATCATGTACTCCACACCCTTTTTCTTCATCCTCTTTTCTCAAGATCGGTTCCTAATTCTTCTGCGTTCCCTTCACTTCGCGGACAACACCACCTTGAACACTGCTGACCCCCTTAGCAAAATCATTCCGGTGTTCTCCTATCTAACCACACAGTTCAAAAAGTATTCACACCATTCCAAAACCTCTGCATAGATGAGTCACTGATGCTGTGGAAGGGTAGGCTCAGATTTCGGCAGTATATCCCATCAAAACGACACCGATTTGGCATCAAATTCTTTATCCTCTGTGATGTGAAGACTAGCTATGTGCAAGACCTGATCATATATACTGGCACTACAACCGACATTGTGAACATTGATGGCCTGGGTGTGTCTGGCTCTGTGGTGATTTCAATGCTGGGAGACTATCTAGGGAAGGGACATGTCTTATATGTGGACAACTGGTACAGCAGTCCAACGCTGTTTCTGTACTTGATGAAACGCAGAACAGGGGCCTGTGGGACTGTGAGGGCAAATAGGAAGGGAATGCCGACTTTCCCCAGCAAAATGAGAAAGAGTGATGTGGAGTTCAAAAGGGCTGGGCAGCTTTTAGCTGTTAAGTGGCATGACAAAAGAGATGTCCATGTCCTCTCCACGGTCAGTAAAGCTGTGATTGCTGATTCAGACAAGATGGACTACATGACAGGCCAGAGGAAGTCAAAGCCCTCCTGTGTCCTTGACTATAATAAGCACATGGGGGCAGTGGACCGCTTTGACATGCGCAACAGTTTTGTGGAATGTACAAGAAAGTCTCTGAAGTGGtacaaaaaagtgttttttcatttgattGACTGTTGCGTCCACAATGCGCAAATTGTATACCAGCAGGCCACTGGTAAGGTCATCCAGCCTCAAGCGTTCAGAGACAATCTGATGCGTCAGCTGCTGGAGCAGTACCACACTCCACGGCATGCCTCCACCGCTGGGCGCCCATCAATGGACCATCCACTCCGTCTCACAGCACAACATTTCCCTTCTGATGTGCTGCAGACAGATGCCCAAGGAAAGAGCACAAGAAGGCACTGCAAGGTCTGCCTTCACGGCACACGAAGGCCCCGGCAGAGGAAGCTCACCCGTGTCTTCTGTGCTCCGTGTAACACAGCATTGTGCGCAACTCCATGCTTCGCCGAGTTTCACAGCCTGAAACATTATTGAAAAATACAGTTATTATTCATGAGGCATTATCATTAACATCAGTTGCTGTGTTTTAGTTTATTATTTTAATGCAACAATATGAAATCAATTCTATATATATAATCCTGTATAtcctaaatatagcctacactgAAAAAAAGGGAGAAGAGGGGTTGTTGaaattttatatatttttttagcatataaaacataaataattCATGTTCCTTCTCTAAACATGTATTTATCATGTAGAAGTATTCTACTCTTTGGGAATGTGCAGTCTTTGAGATTAAGTCATGTTGAGAATAAATGAAATAGTTATGTTTGGTTTGAATCTCCTATTCTCCGCCCACTGGGAAacccaaagattctagaacagaatcTTTGAGGAAACCGTTAAAGCCAGCCATCTTTTCTACATTCCTCCTTTTGCCTTCTTCACTCACCTCGTGCTGATGACCGAGACTTTGAGACGAAGATTTTCACACAAGGTAAAATGGTTAATTCTTCCTGACATTATACAGAGTTAGAGGGAATCACTTTAGATTCATTGCTTCTGTAGCTGATATCGAATAATTGGCTAATAAGATCGTGTTAATAAACTGGCCAGCTTAAGTTCACCAATGTTAGCTTGGCTAACTAGCAGTAAAGCTGGCGCCCCTCATTGCCAAAAAGATACAAAGAGATAAACGCACATCACTTCACTTACTGTTATTAGTCTAAATGATATGCACTTGTACTTGTCGTGTCAATTTACCGAACACGCGTTTGGGGAGTCGAACTCTAAAGTCTAATGTTAATTAATTAGCAGCTAGCCTTTTTTGCAAAAAGGTAGTTAGCCCGCTGGCTTGTTTGATGCTTGATGTAGCTGCTAGCTAGACTAGCTAAAGTCAAGTTGACCTTCACTGTTGCTAGCTACGCTAGGTTATTGCAGGTGAATTAGCTGCTACCAGTTAACTTTATGTCCGGCAGAGAGGACACATATTGAGATTATTATTACCACtgctcatttgaatatcatgccATCATGATAACTGAACCATACAAATTGTACTTGGTGGTTATCTATCGGCCTCCTGGACAGCTTggcaactttgtgaatgagttggacattctactgtctgctattccaatggatacgtgccctctgttgatccttggagattttaatattcacttggacaattcctcttcagttgacttcctgtccttactctcctcATTTAGTATCACACGtgttcacagtcctcctactcacaaggctggtaaggatcttgatatgattctgctacgtaactgtactgcagacaacgtttgggttaatcctctacagatggtacgggttgagaatgctcctttcattcccgcacatcgggactcccgaagcatcgggaaaactgcaaccgcaagggggcaacatagaccgcccgagttttcgaatgtttacagccgtcctcacagctctctcactcgacgtagcctataactcagtcagtccagcagagatgccagagcaacgttttggtcaacggagagggagagaaatgctccgcatatccgtctcatttaatcattaaaatgaaagtgattggcgaaattaatcaaacgacgtttcaataaaccattgttgaaatgaatgaaaatggttttagaaacctataggcctatcagaaggactatttccttcaattcaacctgaaataggctactcgaaaggcaaccttagattaattcatgaattcattacggttacaagaccgcatttccgtgaataggctattattgtcaacgtcaaggcgaagacgaaagagatggacaagatggacattttggcaacatttacatgctaggaatacttagaaatgtgtaagctattttaaaacggaggcttgttcattttagccggcgacgtttcaagtacatttcccgaataaagcctattgaagttcacatccagctgtggcgcaagtggttgatgcataggtatcgtatgccagcgtccggggttcgaaacctagtcgaagaacctctccggaacccatcaaaagaaaatgtatcgatttattaaaagaaacgaaagacttcctgttttgagattctttttatgtttgcgatgtctgctgaaaagaaaagttaatatgttaattcgtggttcagcgcgcactcacacacatttttacattgacatagtgtcgggctcaagtgtcgtgtcgtcctcagtgccgcatataggctaggctataatgtagtgacctggttagacgagtgtgggggagggggaatgatcgcacaagacaataatgctcttcatgaaatggatctcacaggcggctgtctgtttttaaatgtagcctactacaccacttgcgaaatcggacgtggcacatagcctaattattaggctactggatagcaaacccatagactttgttcatcctatatccttaaaatgaaagtgatgactggcgaaattaatcaaacgacgtttcaataaaccattgttgaaatgaatgaaaatggttttagaaacctataggcctatcagaaggaaatagccttcaattcaacctgaaataggttactcgaaaggcaaccttagattaattcatgaattcattaggctacggttacaagaccgcatttccgtgaataggctattattgtcaacgtcaaggcgaagacgaaagagatggacaagatggacattttggcaacatttacatgctaggaatacttagaaatgtgtaggcctaagctattttaaaacggaggcttgttcattttaaccggcgacgttcaagtaggctacggcgacgttcaagtacatatgccgaataaagcctctcgaaattcacatccagttgtggcgcatgtggttgaagcataggtatcgtacgccagcgaccggggttcgaaacccagtcgaagaacctctccggaacccgtcaaaacaaaatgaatcgatttattaaaagaaatgaaagatttcctgttttgagattctttttatgtttgcgatgtctgctgaaaagaaaagttaatatgttaattcgtggttcagcgcgcactcacacacatttttacattgacatagtgtcgggctcaagtgtcgtcctcagtgccgcataggctataggctataatgtagtgaactggttagacgagtgtgggggagggggaatgatcgcacaagacaataatgctcttcatgaaatggatctcacaggcggctgtctgtttttaaatgtagcctactacaccacttgcgaaatcggacgtggcacatagcctaattattaggctactggatagcaaatccatagactttgttcatcctatatccttggcggagataataattaggcatatcaaattaaaagcacactacgacaggtatacttgtgtgatcacgcaacacaagagagcatttagcgatgggacagttgtgaatgagtgcttaacaccctggagtctaaatacccccgggggatttgaaaaactgttccaaacacacatctcaatctctgcttttatcatattatagagacaccattagaagcctttaatcaactcgttttcaaatatatagcctatgttttaagagaatatggcaatgataatggcactttctaaaaacaataaattcgtaggatttgtcctctcacctgcagcaggcccattcaaaagcccatccacctaatttgcatttgaaagagccaatcactaaagtgacacatttagtctagcctactttattatttttttttgacccctctaataaatttcctatagtcctactacgataatggaggaagggctgcctaactgttccccctaagagttttttcataagataaaatgtttactctatttaagtttaggatttggtagacaagacaacctcggaaaagttcttcagataaacaatgttttattgaattaaaggaaagaaaatgtatcgccagggtttcggggcttgcgaaggcattcgttgatcttatcgatgcagtccttgcggccacttctccccatcgtaggaaactttctgcttagtgttgacaaaggtcttgacgttgtgtggcagtgcttgcttgcccttcgatccatcccagttggtggttttgcaccaggctctagtgctcctttgtggtgatggctctgaagagcaggcatccgtatctaccagtgatgcgcgggctgatccaaatcgagcgggcgaccgcggttatgggtcaagaaaaaatatttttaatgatatgcgggtcatgtttggtcgggtcggtaaaaaaaataaattgtcatttatatcgtacataattgtctttagaagaaaaagacataagttgcagcattcccactgaaacgcgattctatcccccacattttgtcacgaacatgtagaaatgcacttgttgtttctgcgtagacagaccctcggctacacttgacatgcagttgtgttctgttctcagagcatatgctttctctgtctatgatctgcagcttttatctcgaactgctggcctctacagaaagtggcagaatcgtctactgagcagcgaagttgccgatgcaatgcgtgtttctcaagtctgataatttccagcaagatcgaatggtattatggaaagaaaaataaactaaaagtttcccaaatcaggaaatatttcttaatttaatgtcatcaaggcatatagcctacaattggtatgagcatgcaatatgtgcgtccttgcgcaacttataggcctagtggctcgttggaaagccccacgtctgctcttccccacgtcgtgcaataaaggtttcatatcgctgcaatttataatcgcggagcaatggacttttggtccattgatgaagacgttaataaagagtttcttaataatattctatgcctgcatttcatgcttgggagagcttcaaggcattcatgtgaggaacggctgaaacagaatttgtataggaaaatcctaggctaattatgttcaatgttgagtcaaacagccacatttttggatgaatgctgacacggaacaaaaaaaaggtagactaaatgcatgtttcccaaattctgagcaattataggctatatatattaggcaatataggctatattattgttttacatgcatatgagataccaattttgcatagctcaatgacgctacgactaagttagataggctactttttacaataagcgggtcgggaagcgggtcgggtcctgtatttcaatattttttttttgcggtccgagttgaggtcgggttagttgtaaacggcggggcggggcggggcgttcagacacgtacccgcgcatcactggtatctaccaacgttgccgcgactctgttggtgaattcgagcatgttgttctaatctgggccaacagcaagcaaagtcacgtcatcgtgctgagaaggaacttgaatgctgttgtcgaatgtggcagagaatacagaagaagactttaactattacttatatattcttatgacgaaacgcgaagaaaaaatacgaggactgaccatctcgcctctcccaataggcctaccatggcgacaaagaaataaatatgatttgacattttaatgtttgtagcgcgccagtttacccagtgtgtgtgcattgagtagttccttaaaatacggaacaaagagcgtcccgtaggctatctgttcaatacagaagaagactttaactattacttatatatttcttataacgaaacgcgaagaaaaaatacgaggactgaccatctcgcctctccgcgtttcccccaatatcatggcgacagagaaatacatatgatttgacattttaatgtttgtagcgcgccagtttacccagtgtgtgtgcattgagtagttccttaaaatacggaacaaagagcgtcccgtaggctatctgtttaatacagaagaagactttaactattacttatatatttcttataacgaaacgcgaagaaaaaatacgaggactgaccatctcgcctctccgcgtttcccccaatatcatggcgacaaagagaaataaatatgatttgacattttaatgtttgtagcgcgccagtttacccagtgtgtgtgaattgagcagttccttaaaatacggaacaaagagcgtcccgtaggctatctgtttaatacagaagaagactttaactattacttatatatttcttataacgaaacgcgaagaacaaatacgaggactgaccatctcgcctctccgcgtttcccccaatatcatggcgacaaagagaaataaatatgatttgacgttttaatgtttgtagcgcgccagtttacccagtgtgtgtgcattgagtagttccttaaaatagcctacggaacaaagagcgtcccgtaggctatctgtttaatacggaagaagactttaactattacttatatatttcttataacgctggctgtaggcgatttctataaccattttcattcatttcaacaatggttcattgaagtgtcgtttgaataatttcgccagtcatcaccttcattttaatgattcagtgagattaaggagtcgactattgacggatatgcggtcttcatcattaaatgcagttgaaactttctgccacctggtggttgtttgggtacattgccttagcctcgaaaaaaatcggcttgacgcactgcgggatctcttcgggagtcccgcgggagaaggtgcattctcaacccgtacccactgtacatgtatcagatcattacttcattagattctctgtgcgtctccttgataaacctacagttcctgctccgacgatgtcatgccgacggaacctcagaagcctctcaagtgaacattttgcaacattagtaacttctgctctacctattccgagttcattctcatcacttgaggttaatgacgctacagagactctttgctctacactggcatcctgtctgaatgtagcatgtcctctttccacaagacccactcgttctaaacctcgccatccatggctgacaaacagtatacgctcagttcgcaaggaacttagagctgctgaaaggaaatggcataaatctggagatagaaatgatcttagtaaataccagtctatgctttcatctttttcatccactgtcacacttgcaaaaagaacatactatcagagtaagattgagaacgccactgacagcagaaaacttttttctacattcaagtctcttctcaatcctccaccaccgccagcagctacttcactgtcagcagatgactttgcaacatttttcactgagaaagttgctaagataagtgctcagtttgatgaccctgtaagaaggactctgcctggtgttagcatgatgccatcattggactttttctctcctcttgatgaggaagcggtctctcaactgcttcagcgaagccgtccaaccacatgccctttggatcctgtcccgtctactctcctgcagtctatagcacccgctattataccggcagtcacacatgtatttaatacttcactcagttctggaatagttccttcttcttttaaacaggcaagaattacacctttgctgaagaaaagtacacttaattcaactgatgtgaagaactacagacctgtctcccttcttcctttcttgtcaaaggttttggagaaagtggtcttcaagcaaatgtgtgacttcctctatcagaataacctactagaccctatgcagtctggtttcaagagtggtcattctactgaaactgctcttctatctgtgactgaagcattgagagtagctaagtcctctgctcagtcatcagtgttaattctgttagatttatctgcagcctttgatacggttaaccatgacattctcctttctacactatatgaactgggaatttctgggaaagctcttgactggttcaaatcttaccttaaagggcgttcttttagcgtgtcttggcagggacagatatcaaagtctcatgacctcactacaggagtccctcaaggatcagtattagggcccctcctcttctctatttacaccacttctttaggtgggattattcgctctcatggatttgaatatcattgctatgcggacgacactcaacttttcctatccttcccacctgaggactctagtgtttcccatcggatctctgcatgcctgaaggatatttcaatctggatgaaggatcagcaccttcagcttaatctttcaaaaactgagctcttggtgtttccagcaaaaacagccattccccaacagatgaacatccagcttgattcatcctcattgactccaactagatcggcacgtaacttgggtgtcataattgatgaccaacttactttctctgagcatgttgcctcaattgcaaagtcatgtcggtataccctgtacaacattaggaagatcagaccttatctgacacaagattccactcagcttcttgtacaggcaatggttatctccaagctggactactgtaattccctgttagctggcctacctgcttgcgtattaagaccactacagttgattcagaatgctgcagcacgactggtcttcaatcagccaaagaggacacatgtaacccctctcctagttactctccactggctccctatagtagccagaattaaatttaaatctctcactctggcctataggacactgactggatctgctcctagctacttcagttctttgatgaagatgtacattcccaaccgcccattgcgatcttctgaggagcgtctgttatgtcgacaaaccatacatgctaggtcaaactgtagatcctattcttcagtggttccgtgttggtggaatgagttgcccagtgctctccgttcaagcaacagttttggatcttttaagaggggtcttaaggcatatttgtttaatatgcacttagtcttttgagtgtttgttatgtgttatggtttgtataatagttttgttttgttataatttgtccattgttaaaattttacatttattctgctattgtccttaaatttagccataccttgctatagttattgttattatataattaactgagtgacttatttgattgcttttgtcatttcattgttttatttctcattagattagtgcttaaatgattgttgtattgataatattgctattctcccttttttgtaattgttcactgttatttaatttgtattgctatttatttgtatgtcgctttggacaaaggcgtctgctaaataaccataaccataaccataaccataacctccgccaaggaggttatatgTTTTAATCgggttttgtctgtctgtctgttcgcaagatagcTCTAAAATTTATGAATgtatttcgatgaaattttcagggaacgTCTGAAATTAccgaagaaacgattacattgtGTGTTCCGTATCTCACTCCGTCCATGATGCGGTTATCGTTCGTTCGAAAATTCTAAAATAACGATGTTTTTtaataccttaaaataacactttctAAATGAACctcacatttttcagtagccataggtgtgtagatttgaacaaaatctggctTGGTTCTTAACGGGGCttttatctcctgaaatatccaatTTTGTTTACCACGCTCGGAGTGTAGCGTTTGCCTGGTGTTTCACGTCGGCCTTTCCACATCAGAGactctagaacagagcaagatagaTCACAGGCCGGATAATACGATATGTTGAAGTGCGTTCTATGTGTGGCAAAGTGGATGGTTTGCTAAATTGACACATGACGActacgccatctgaggcccttcccctcagaatataAACTCTTTGAGACTGGTTAATAAA
This sequence is a window from Sardina pilchardus chromosome 10, fSarPil1.1, whole genome shotgun sequence. Protein-coding genes within it:
- the LOC134094329 gene encoding piggyBac transposable element-derived protein 4-like, translated to MANRGLTQAEVMNMIFSDDVPDLDMSSESESDSDEELIPQFVEEIEVPIPMDEVPPTDELRWEGAGAYAPDEFTFDGSGSGVQSHLPRTVSEADCFKLLMTEELVGRIADQTNTFAEQLKETADVQGKLQKWVSTTVPELYTFFVAILLMATVKKRALKDYWSTNIMYSTPFFFILFSQDRFLILLRSLHFADNTTLNTADPLSKIIPVFSYLTTQFKNYVQDLIIYTGTTTDIVNIDGLGVSGSVVISMLGDYLGKGHVLYVDNWYSSPTLFLYLMKRRTGACGTVRANRKGMPTFPSKMRKSDVEFKRAGQLLAVKWHDKRDVHVLSTVSKAVIADSDKMDYMTGQRKSKPSCVLDYNKHMGAVDRFDMRNSFVECTRKSLKWYKKVFFHLIDCCVHNAQIVYQQATGKVIQPQAFRDNLMRQLLEQYHTPRHASTAGRPSMDHPLRLTAQHFPSDVLQTDAQGKSTRRHCKVCLHGTRRPRQRKLTRVFCAPCNTALCATPCFAEFHSLKHY